From Dasypus novemcinctus isolate mDasNov1 chromosome 11, mDasNov1.1.hap2, whole genome shotgun sequence, one genomic window encodes:
- the LOC101446192 gene encoding LOW QUALITY PROTEIN: protein MEMO1-like (The sequence of the model RefSeq protein was modified relative to this genomic sequence to represent the inferred CDS: inserted 1 base in 1 codon), translating into MPSRVVCGEASHAGSWYTASGPQLNAQLEGWPSQVQSTERPPRAIIAPHAGYTYCGXCAAHACKQVDPSITQRIFILGPSHYVPLSRCALSSVEIYRTPLYDLLLDQKIYGELWKRGMFERTSVQTDDDEHSIEMHLPYTAKAMESHKDEFTIIPVLVGALSESKEQEFGKLFNKYLGDPSNLFVISSDFCRWGQRFCFSYYDKSQGEIYRSIEHLDKMGMSIIGQLYPVSFSNYLKKYHNTICGRHPTGVLLNAITELQKNGMNMSFSFLNYAQSSQCRNWQDSSVSYAAGALTVH; encoded by the exons ATGCCCAGCCGAGTGGTCTGCGGGGAAGCCAGTCACGCCGGGAGCTGGTACACAGCCTCAGGACCTCAGCTGAATGCACAGCTGGAAGGCTGGCCTTCTCAGGTACAGTCTACAGAAAGACCCCCTAGAGCCATTATTGCACCCCATGCAGGATATACGTACTGTG TCTGTGCCGCTCATGCTTGTAAACAAGTGGATCCATCTATTACCCAGAGAATTTTCATCCTTGGGCCTTCCCATTATGTGCCCCTCTCTCGATGTGCACTTTCCAGTGTGGAAATTTATAGGACACCTTTGTATGACCTTCTTCTTGACCAAAAGATTTACGGAGAACTATGGAAGAGAGGAATGTTTGAACGCACGTCTGTGCAGACAGATGATGATGAACACAGTATTGAAATGCATTTGCCTTACACAGCTAAAGCCATGGAAA GCCATAAAGATGAGTTTACCATTATTCCTGTACTGGTTGGAGCTCTGAGTGAGTCAAAAGAACAGGAATTCGGAAAACTCTTCAATAAATATCTAGGGGATCCTAGTAATCTCTTTGTGATTTCCTCTGATTTCTGCCGTTGGGGTCAAAGGTTCTGTTTCAGTTACTATGATAAATCCCAGGGGGAGATTTATAGATCCATTGAACATCTAGATAAAATGGGTATGAGTATTATAGGACAATTATATCCTGTATCTTTTAGCAATTACTTGAAGAAATACCATAATACAATATGTGGAAGACATCCCACTGGGGTGTTATTAAATGCTATTACAGAGCTTCAGAAGAATGGAATGAATAtgagcttttcttttttgaattatgCCCAGTCAAGCCAGTGTAGAAACTGGCAAGACAGTTCAGTGAGTTATGCAGCTGGAGCACTCACAGTCCATTGA